One segment of Thermococcus profundus DNA contains the following:
- a CDS encoding fumarate hydratase has product MEALVHPIVEAIKLAVTRIPDDTVSALRRAYESEESKVARFNLGNILMAIEIGRDRSIPVCQDTGTMTFFVRAGVESPHLGKIEAAVLEAVKKATIEVPLRPNSVDVLTGRNSGDNTGKEVPIIHWELTRGDEVEVAVFPKGGGSENCSALAMLTPAEGWEGVKRFVLERVMECGGKPCPPVVLGVGVGGSADHSLKLAKKALLRRIGERNSDDRIAELEEELLEEVNSLGIGPMGMGGKTTALDVKIEVAHRHPASFPVGLAVQCWANRRAFIRIKADGRVELWQ; this is encoded by the coding sequence TTGGAAGCCCTCGTTCATCCCATCGTTGAGGCCATCAAACTCGCGGTTACGAGGATTCCGGACGATACCGTTTCCGCCCTGAGGCGGGCCTACGAAAGCGAGGAGAGCAAAGTAGCGAGGTTCAACCTCGGCAACATCCTCATGGCAATCGAGATCGGGAGGGACCGCTCGATACCGGTCTGCCAGGACACTGGAACCATGACCTTCTTCGTGAGGGCCGGCGTTGAAAGCCCCCACCTCGGAAAAATCGAGGCCGCCGTTCTGGAGGCAGTGAAGAAGGCCACCATAGAAGTGCCGCTCAGACCTAACTCGGTGGACGTTCTAACTGGCAGAAACTCCGGCGACAACACGGGAAAGGAGGTTCCCATAATCCACTGGGAGCTGACTAGAGGGGACGAGGTCGAGGTGGCGGTCTTCCCCAAGGGAGGGGGAAGCGAGAACTGCTCCGCTTTAGCTATGCTGACTCCAGCCGAAGGCTGGGAGGGCGTGAAGCGCTTCGTCCTTGAGAGGGTTATGGAGTGCGGCGGGAAGCCCTGCCCGCCGGTTGTCCTGGGTGTTGGCGTCGGCGGAAGCGCCGACCACTCGCTCAAGCTGGCCAAAAAGGCCCTGCTGAGAAGGATCGGCGAGAGGAACTCAGATGACAGAATAGCCGAGCTGGAGGAGGAGCTGCTCGAAGAGGTCAACTCCCTCGGAATAGGCCCCATGGGCATGGGCGGAAAGACGACAGCGCTCGACGTTAAAATCGAGGTCGCCCACAGGCATCCGGCGAGCTTTCCAGTAGGTCTGGCTGTCCAGTGCTGGGCCAACAGGAGGGCGTTCATCAGGATAAAAGCCGACGGGAGGGTCGAGCTTTGGCAGTGA
- a CDS encoding 2-dehydropantoate 2-reductase, producing MKVYVLGAGSIGSLLGALLTRGGHEVTLIGREEHVKAVKEKGLLVTGMEEFRVYPKATTLAPKEPPDLLLLTVKSYSTKTALECAKHCIGRETWIMSLQNGLGNEELALKYTDRVIGGITTNGAMLTDWGKVRWTGKGITVIGKYPTGIDPFIEEVAEAFNRAGIETHTTENAVGWKWAKAIVNSVINGLGTVLEVRNGFLKDNPYLEGISVEVAREGCITAQQLGIEFEVHPLELLWDTIERTRENYNSTLQDIMRGRKTEIDYINGKIVEYAQLVGLEAPRNELIWALVKAKEAKIDKPEARNTDGG from the coding sequence GTGAAGGTCTACGTCCTCGGTGCCGGATCCATAGGCTCTCTCCTGGGGGCACTGCTCACTAGGGGAGGCCATGAGGTAACGTTGATAGGAAGGGAGGAGCACGTAAAGGCAGTGAAAGAAAAAGGCCTCCTGGTTACCGGGATGGAAGAATTCAGGGTATACCCAAAGGCAACGACCCTGGCCCCCAAGGAACCCCCGGACCTTCTTCTTCTGACCGTCAAATCTTACTCAACCAAAACCGCACTCGAGTGCGCAAAGCACTGCATAGGACGAGAAACGTGGATAATGAGCCTCCAGAACGGGCTGGGAAACGAGGAGCTGGCCTTAAAGTACACCGACAGGGTCATCGGGGGGATAACGACCAACGGAGCAATGCTGACGGATTGGGGAAAAGTTCGGTGGACTGGAAAGGGAATAACCGTAATAGGAAAGTACCCCACGGGGATCGACCCCTTCATAGAGGAGGTTGCTGAGGCCTTCAACCGTGCAGGGATAGAGACCCACACCACAGAGAACGCCGTCGGCTGGAAGTGGGCAAAGGCCATAGTGAACTCGGTCATAAACGGGCTAGGGACCGTCCTGGAGGTCAGAAACGGCTTCCTGAAGGACAACCCATACCTGGAGGGGATATCAGTTGAAGTAGCCAGGGAGGGGTGTATAACCGCCCAACAGCTTGGGATAGAGTTTGAGGTACATCCACTTGAGCTCCTCTGGGACACCATCGAGAGGACGCGGGAGAACTACAACTCAACCCTCCAGGACATAATGCGGGGAAGGAAAACAGAGATCGACTACATAAACGGCAAGATAGTGGAATACGCCCAATTGGTGGGCCTCGAAGCCCCCAGAAACGAGCTCATCTGGGCCCTTGTCAAGGCCAAGGAGGCAAAAATAGATAAACCCGAAGCAAGAAACACTGACGGGGGATGA
- a CDS encoding RNA methyltransferase codes for MNAAVVLVEPEGPANVGMVARTMKNFGFSQLVLVNPNLTEESYAYAVHAKDVLDSAVILDSFEDALELFDLAVGTTGKPGKNYIPDRAPIMPWELRETLEGYSGRVGLFFGRESIGLKNEELAKMDLTVTVPTSEAYPIMNLAQSVAVILYELFKRKPEPAVEALKPATRKEKEKLVETWAGLLRALNYPKDAERREVFIRVFRRFVGRAVLYGREVHTLMGPLRKARIKLEECHNAER; via the coding sequence ATGAACGCCGCGGTAGTTCTGGTGGAGCCAGAGGGACCTGCAAACGTTGGCATGGTTGCGAGGACTATGAAGAACTTTGGATTCTCCCAGTTAGTCCTCGTCAATCCCAACCTTACGGAGGAGAGCTACGCCTATGCCGTCCATGCAAAGGACGTGCTCGATAGCGCCGTTATCCTGGATAGCTTCGAGGATGCCCTCGAACTCTTCGACCTTGCCGTCGGAACCACCGGAAAGCCCGGGAAGAACTACATTCCTGACAGAGCCCCTATAATGCCCTGGGAGCTGAGGGAAACCCTCGAAGGCTACTCCGGAAGGGTGGGCCTCTTCTTCGGCAGGGAGAGCATAGGGCTGAAGAACGAGGAGCTGGCGAAAATGGATCTCACGGTGACCGTGCCGACGAGCGAGGCTTACCCAATCATGAACCTCGCCCAGTCCGTCGCGGTGATCCTATACGAGCTGTTCAAGAGGAAACCTGAGCCGGCAGTTGAGGCGCTAAAACCCGCCACCAGGAAGGAGAAAGAGAAGCTGGTTGAAACCTGGGCGGGGCTTCTTAGGGCCCTCAACTATCCTAAGGACGCTGAACGTAGGGAGGTCTTCATCAGGGTCTTCAGGCGGTTCGTTGGAAGGGCCGTCCTCTACGGAAGGGAGGTTCACACGTTGATGGGGCCTCTGAGGAAGGCACGGATTAAGCTGGAGGAATGCCACAATGCTGAGCGTTGA
- the otg gene encoding methylated-DNA--protein-cysteine methyltransferase — translation MLSVERFEIAGRSVWIAVLWRERIQGITFALDEEQFERNIERVAAFLKRRGVKVDLTQKASDYPSLVRDVVIGRIDNSEVLPELSFEGVTPFERRVYEWLTKNVKRGNVITYGSLAGALGTSPRAVGGAMKRNPYPIVVPCHRVVARDGIGYYTPRLDEKVFLLEIEGVKRWTNSKLT, via the coding sequence ATGCTGAGCGTTGAAAGATTTGAGATCGCTGGAAGGAGCGTCTGGATAGCTGTCCTTTGGAGGGAGAGAATCCAGGGGATAACTTTCGCTCTCGATGAGGAGCAGTTCGAGAGGAACATAGAGCGCGTTGCGGCTTTTTTGAAGAGGCGGGGAGTGAAGGTGGATCTAACCCAAAAGGCGTCTGATTATCCGAGCTTAGTCCGCGACGTCGTCATTGGACGGATAGATAACTCAGAGGTTCTTCCCGAGCTGTCATTCGAGGGCGTTACACCGTTCGAGAGGCGCGTTTACGAATGGCTCACGAAAAACGTTAAAAGAGGTAATGTTATAACCTACGGTAGCCTTGCCGGAGCCCTCGGCACGTCACCGCGGGCCGTCGGAGGGGCCATGAAGCGGAACCCGTATCCTATAGTAGTTCCATGTCACAGGGTAGTGGCTAGGGACGGAATCGGCTACTACACCCCAAGGCTTGATGAAAAAGTGTTCCTGCTGGAAATAGAGGGGGTGAAAAGATGGACAAACTCAAAGCTTACCTAA
- a CDS encoding FumA C-terminus/TtdB family hydratase beta subunit — MAVKLKTPLRVEDVLNLRAGEVVYLSGPIYTARDSAHRKILRLAEKGELPFNIEGAVIYHCGPVVRRKDEDWGIVSAGPTTSARMNPYLDDILSLGVRGIIGKGGMEVEPFKGRAVYLAFTGGAGSLAAESVKRVVDVYWLEELGIPEAVWVLEVEDFPLLVAIDSRGNSLYR; from the coding sequence TTGGCAGTGAAGCTGAAGACACCGCTGAGGGTGGAAGACGTCTTAAACCTCAGGGCCGGTGAGGTCGTTTACCTCTCCGGGCCCATCTACACGGCCAGGGACTCCGCCCACAGGAAGATTCTCCGACTGGCAGAAAAGGGGGAGCTCCCGTTTAACATTGAGGGGGCCGTCATCTACCACTGCGGGCCGGTCGTCAGGAGAAAGGATGAAGACTGGGGGATAGTTTCAGCAGGCCCGACCACGAGTGCGAGGATGAACCCCTACCTCGATGATATCTTGTCCCTGGGTGTTAGAGGGATAATCGGAAAGGGCGGCATGGAGGTTGAACCTTTCAAAGGCCGCGCCGTTTACCTGGCCTTCACCGGAGGGGCGGGCTCTCTGGCCGCGGAGAGCGTAAAGAGGGTGGTCGATGTCTACTGGCTCGAGGAACTCGGAATTCCTGAGGCGGTATGGGTTCTCGAGGTGGAGGACTTCCCGCTGCTTGTGGCCATAGACTCTAGGGGGAACTCCCTCTACCGCTAA
- a CDS encoding hydroxyacid dehydrogenase, translated as MKVLVAAPLHEKAIEVLKEAGLEIVYEEYPDEERLVQLVGDVDAIIVRSKPKVTRKVIEAAPKLKVIGRAGVGLDNIDLDAAKERGIKVVNSPGASSRSVAELAIALTFNVARKIAFADRKMREGVWAKKQAMGIELEGKTIGIVGFGRIGYQVAKIANALGMKVLLYDPYPNEERAKEVGGRFADLETLLKESDVVTLHVPLIDATYHLINEERLKLMKPTAILINAARGAVVDTNALVKALQEGWIAGAGLDVYEEEPLPADHPLTKLDNVVLTPHIGASTVEAQMRAGVQVAEQIVEILKG; from the coding sequence ATGAAGGTTCTTGTTGCGGCGCCGCTGCACGAAAAGGCGATAGAGGTTCTGAAAGAAGCAGGTCTTGAGATCGTTTATGAGGAGTACCCCGATGAAGAGAGGCTCGTTCAGCTCGTCGGGGACGTAGATGCCATAATAGTCAGGAGCAAGCCCAAGGTGACCAGAAAGGTCATCGAAGCCGCTCCGAAGCTCAAGGTCATCGGGAGGGCCGGCGTCGGGCTGGACAACATAGACCTCGACGCCGCCAAGGAGAGGGGCATCAAAGTAGTCAACAGCCCCGGCGCTTCGAGCAGGAGTGTCGCCGAGCTCGCGATAGCGCTGACCTTCAACGTGGCAAGGAAGATCGCCTTCGCCGACAGGAAGATGAGGGAAGGCGTCTGGGCCAAGAAGCAGGCTATGGGAATCGAGCTCGAGGGCAAGACGATCGGAATCGTCGGCTTCGGAAGAATAGGATACCAGGTGGCAAAGATCGCAAACGCCCTTGGTATGAAAGTCCTCCTCTACGACCCCTACCCGAACGAGGAGAGGGCGAAGGAAGTTGGAGGGAGGTTCGCCGACCTCGAGACGCTCCTGAAGGAGAGCGACGTCGTTACGCTCCACGTCCCGCTCATCGATGCGACCTACCACCTAATCAATGAGGAGAGGCTCAAGCTCATGAAGCCCACCGCGATACTCATCAACGCGGCAAGGGGTGCAGTCGTTGACACCAACGCCCTCGTAAAGGCCCTCCAGGAGGGCTGGATCGCAGGCGCCGGCCTCGACGTCTACGAGGAGGAGCCGCTCCCTGCAGACCACCCGCTAACCAAGCTCGACAACGTCGTTCTAACTCCACACATAGGGGCCTCAACGGTTGAGGCCCAGATGAGGGCCGGCGTCCAGGTTGCCGAGCAGATAGTAGAGATTCTCAAGGGCTGA
- a CDS encoding TIGR00153 family protein, producing the protein MGIFGGKENDVFNTLEDHLNVVRETLTAFRALVESYIDGKVSEAEKFENEVNELETKADGLRRSIEMMLYEGAFLPANRGDYVRLSELVDQVADAAESAAHTIILARPKVPAELREEFMELIDAGIKTYEILMDAVKALNTDVDQAMELAKAVEDAEEAADKIEYELKRKVFESEEISTYAKLIWNQILTKIGDIADRAEDASDQVLLMSVKRRG; encoded by the coding sequence ATGGGGATATTCGGAGGAAAGGAAAACGACGTCTTCAACACCCTGGAGGATCACCTGAACGTTGTTAGAGAGACCCTAACCGCCTTCCGGGCCCTAGTGGAGAGTTATATAGATGGGAAAGTAAGCGAGGCCGAGAAATTTGAGAACGAGGTCAATGAGCTCGAGACGAAAGCCGATGGGCTCAGAAGGAGCATAGAGATGATGCTCTACGAGGGGGCTTTTCTGCCCGCAAACAGGGGGGACTACGTAAGGCTGAGCGAGCTCGTGGATCAGGTCGCGGACGCCGCCGAGAGCGCGGCCCACACTATAATCCTAGCAAGGCCAAAGGTGCCTGCGGAGCTGAGGGAGGAGTTCATGGAGCTCATCGACGCCGGAATAAAAACCTACGAAATTCTGATGGATGCCGTGAAGGCCCTCAACACTGACGTGGATCAAGCTATGGAACTAGCCAAAGCCGTGGAAGATGCAGAAGAGGCAGCGGATAAGATTGAGTACGAGCTCAAGAGGAAGGTTTTTGAGAGCGAGGAGATAAGCACTTACGCGAAGCTGATATGGAACCAGATCCTCACGAAGATCGGCGACATAGCCGACCGCGCCGAGGATGCATCCGACCAGGTACTGCTCATGTCCGTCAAAAGAAGGGGATGA
- a CDS encoding NAD(P)-dependent malic enzyme: MKPLDLHRNNFPGNGKIEVIPKIPLTDETLSLAYTPGVAEVSRRIAENPNEVFDYTNRGNTVAVVSDGTRVLGLGDIGPLGALPVMEGKALLFKAFGGVDAFPLVLAEKDHDKFIEAVKAVSPSFGGINLEDIASPKCFYILERLRKELDIPVFHDDQQGTASVVLAALMNALKFVGKRLGEVTVALFGAGAAGFAVLRLITKAGVRPENVRVVELVEGKPRILTPDLPLEELFPYRGYLLEKTNGEGLSGGPEEALKDADVLISFTRPGPGVIKPEWVEGMADDAVVFPLANPTPEILPEEAKKAGARIVATGRSDYPNQVNNLLGFPAIFRGALDVRARTITDGMIIAASKAMASLVEPSEEEIVPSPFHPEVHPKVARAVAEEAMREGVARRKVKGKEVEENLRRWREFYSAFIEPLNEKRKAFSGRGSSP; the protein is encoded by the coding sequence ATGAAGCCGCTCGACCTTCACAGGAACAACTTCCCCGGCAACGGGAAGATTGAAGTCATCCCCAAGATCCCGCTCACGGATGAAACGCTATCACTCGCCTACACTCCAGGCGTCGCCGAGGTCTCCCGGAGAATAGCTGAGAACCCGAATGAAGTCTTTGACTACACCAACAGAGGCAACACCGTGGCGGTCGTCAGCGACGGGACGAGAGTCCTCGGTCTTGGCGACATCGGACCCCTCGGGGCCCTCCCCGTGATGGAGGGAAAAGCTCTCCTTTTCAAGGCCTTCGGCGGCGTCGATGCCTTTCCCCTAGTCCTGGCGGAGAAAGACCATGATAAGTTCATTGAGGCCGTAAAGGCGGTCTCCCCCTCCTTCGGCGGGATAAACCTCGAGGACATAGCCTCCCCCAAGTGCTTCTACATCCTGGAGAGGCTGAGGAAGGAGCTTGACATTCCGGTTTTCCACGACGACCAGCAGGGAACGGCCAGCGTCGTTCTGGCGGCCCTGATGAACGCCCTGAAGTTCGTTGGCAAGAGGCTCGGCGAGGTAACGGTTGCCCTCTTCGGAGCGGGGGCCGCCGGGTTCGCGGTGTTAAGGCTCATCACGAAGGCTGGAGTAAGGCCTGAAAACGTCCGCGTCGTCGAGCTGGTTGAGGGAAAGCCAAGGATTTTGACGCCTGACCTGCCCCTCGAGGAGCTCTTCCCCTACAGGGGTTACCTCTTGGAGAAGACCAACGGGGAGGGGCTCAGCGGCGGCCCCGAGGAAGCGTTGAAAGATGCCGACGTCCTCATATCATTCACCAGGCCGGGACCGGGGGTCATAAAGCCCGAGTGGGTGGAGGGGATGGCCGACGATGCCGTGGTCTTCCCCCTGGCTAACCCAACCCCCGAGATACTACCAGAGGAGGCCAAAAAGGCCGGGGCGAGGATAGTCGCCACCGGAAGAAGCGACTACCCCAACCAGGTGAACAACCTCCTCGGCTTTCCAGCTATATTCAGGGGGGCGCTCGACGTTAGGGCCAGAACGATAACCGACGGGATGATAATCGCGGCTTCAAAGGCGATGGCTTCCTTGGTGGAGCCGAGCGAGGAGGAGATAGTGCCTTCCCCGTTCCACCCGGAGGTTCACCCGAAGGTGGCTAGGGCCGTTGCGGAGGAGGCCATGAGGGAGGGAGTAGCCAGGAGGAAGGTCAAGGGGAAGGAAGTGGAAGAGAATCTGAGAAGGTGGAGGGAGTTCTATTCAGCGTTCATCGAGCCATTGAACGAGAAAAGAAAGGCCTTTAGCGGTAGAGGGAGTTCCCCCTAG